A portion of the Rhodothermus sp. genome contains these proteins:
- the accD gene encoding acetyl-CoA carboxylase, carboxyltransferase subunit beta: protein MAWFKRKTRGILTARDQQIDVPEGQWEKCPECSHILHRRELAEHARVCSKCGYHFPMTSLEYFQLIFDHGHFTLHDQHLTSADPLEFTDRKPYMARLEEARRKTGLSEAALRATGTAGGHRLSAAALDFRFIGGSMGSVVGEIVARAIRTAYTERIPLLIISQSGGARMMEGILSLMQMAKTAALLTRLDEVHMPYISLMTNPTTGGVTASFAMLGDINLAEPGALIGFAGPRVIRQAVGQDLPPGFQSAEFLQEHGFLDAIVDRRQLRRYLIHLLDLLLEPASPLP from the coding sequence ATGGCCTGGTTTAAGCGCAAAACGCGGGGCATTCTGACTGCACGGGATCAGCAAATTGATGTACCGGAAGGGCAATGGGAAAAATGTCCTGAATGCTCCCATATCCTGCATCGGCGAGAGCTGGCCGAGCATGCTCGCGTGTGCTCTAAATGTGGCTACCATTTTCCCATGACCAGCCTGGAATACTTCCAGCTGATTTTCGATCACGGACACTTCACGCTGCACGATCAGCACCTGACCTCAGCCGATCCCCTGGAATTTACCGATCGCAAGCCCTATATGGCCCGTCTTGAAGAAGCGCGCCGGAAAACCGGTCTGAGCGAGGCGGCCCTGCGCGCTACCGGTACAGCAGGCGGTCATCGCCTTTCGGCAGCCGCACTGGACTTCCGTTTCATTGGGGGCTCAATGGGCTCGGTGGTGGGAGAAATCGTCGCCCGTGCCATCCGGACGGCCTACACCGAGCGCATCCCTTTGCTGATCATCTCGCAGAGTGGCGGCGCGCGCATGATGGAAGGAATCCTCAGCCTGATGCAGATGGCCAAAACGGCTGCATTGCTTACCCGACTCGACGAGGTGCACATGCCCTACATCTCGCTCATGACAAACCCCACCACGGGGGGCGTTACCGCCTCCTTCGCTATGTTAGGCGATATCAACCTGGCCGAACCCGGAGCCCTTATTGGCTTTGCCGGCCCACGCGTTATCCGACAGGCAGTCGGACAGGATCTGCCGCCGGGCTTCCAGAGCGCCGAGTTTCTACAAGAACATGGCTTTCTGGACGCCATCGTAGATCGGCGTCAGCTTCGGCGTTATCTGATCCATCTGTTGGACCTGCTACTGGAGCCTGCTTCCCCCTTGCCCTGA
- the tsaB gene encoding tRNA (adenosine(37)-N6)-threonylcarbamoyltransferase complex dimerization subunit type 1 TsaB, giving the protein MKPLLLALETATDVCSVALFADEILCFEVILQRGRVHAEQLVPLIANALERCERQATELDAVVVSMGPGSYTGLRVGVSTAKGLAEATGAALIGVPTLEALAASVTPYAAPRDIVIPLLNSRRTEVYTAAYQIKADGTLHPLTEPVALEATAVPDWMPHPDRPAHTWLVGEGVRRVAAHLPTSATTFRMLNPAQHNLRAFWVGWLGLERYRSQRFEDVAAFEPFYLKDFVAKPHQDTSIASLSS; this is encoded by the coding sequence ACCATTGCTCCTTGCCCTGGAGACGGCCACCGATGTGTGTAGCGTGGCGTTGTTTGCTGACGAGATCCTCTGCTTTGAGGTCATCCTCCAGCGTGGGCGCGTTCATGCCGAACAGCTGGTCCCTCTGATCGCCAACGCACTGGAACGATGTGAGCGCCAGGCAACTGAACTGGATGCTGTGGTGGTCTCCATGGGACCGGGCTCTTACACAGGACTCCGGGTAGGCGTCAGTACGGCCAAGGGCCTGGCCGAAGCAACCGGTGCCGCTCTTATTGGCGTGCCAACCCTGGAAGCGCTGGCCGCTTCTGTTACGCCCTATGCCGCTCCCCGAGACATCGTCATCCCTCTGCTGAACTCACGTCGTACCGAAGTGTACACAGCGGCCTACCAGATCAAGGCAGACGGTACGCTGCACCCGCTGACTGAACCTGTTGCCCTGGAAGCAACCGCTGTACCCGACTGGATGCCCCACCCGGATCGCCCAGCCCACACGTGGCTGGTGGGAGAAGGCGTCAGGCGCGTGGCGGCTCATCTGCCGACATCCGCCACAACGTTCCGCATGCTCAACCCCGCCCAGCACAACCTGCGGGCTTTCTGGGTGGGCTGGCTTGGCCTGGAGCGCTATCGGTCTCAGCGCTTCGAGGATGTGGCGGCCTTTGAGCCGTTCTATCTGAAGGATTTTGTGGCAAAGCCTCATCAAGACACGTCTATCGCTTCCCTTTCCTCCTGA